A portion of the Stigmatella aurantiaca DW4/3-1 genome contains these proteins:
- a CDS encoding pirin family protein: MLTLRNSEARGHANHEWLDSHHTFSFSDYYDPSFMGFRALRVINEDRVAGRSGFGTHPHRDMEIITYVLSGQLEHRDSMGSVGVLRAGEMQRMTAGTGVLHSEVNREDEEVHFLQIWVLPERKGLKPDYEQKFFSREERQGGFRLVVSPEGKDGSLKVHQDLRLYSTLLGQGEKARHTLAPGRHAWLQVARGAGTLNGVPVKAGDGVAVSDESALELQASEPMEALLFDLA, translated from the coding sequence ATGCTGACGCTCAGGAACTCGGAAGCACGCGGACATGCGAACCACGAGTGGTTGGACTCTCACCACACCTTCTCGTTCTCGGACTACTACGATCCCTCGTTCATGGGCTTTCGCGCCCTGCGCGTCATCAACGAGGACCGGGTGGCCGGGCGCAGCGGCTTCGGGACGCATCCCCACCGGGACATGGAGATCATCACCTATGTGCTCTCCGGGCAGCTCGAACACCGGGACAGCATGGGCTCGGTGGGTGTGCTGCGCGCGGGCGAGATGCAGCGGATGACGGCGGGCACGGGTGTGTTGCACAGCGAGGTCAACCGCGAGGACGAGGAGGTGCACTTCCTGCAAATCTGGGTTCTCCCCGAGCGCAAGGGGCTGAAGCCAGACTATGAGCAGAAGTTCTTCTCGCGCGAGGAGCGCCAAGGAGGCTTCCGGCTCGTGGTGTCGCCCGAAGGCAAGGACGGCTCGCTGAAAGTGCACCAAGACCTGCGGCTGTACAGCACGCTCTTGGGTCAGGGCGAGAAGGCCAGGCACACGCTGGCTCCCGGACGGCACGCCTGGTTGCAGGTGGCGCGCGGCGCCGGGACGCTCAATGGGGTGCCCGTGAAGGCGGGGGACGGCGTGGCCGTGTCCGACGAGTCGGCGCTGGAACTCCAGGCGTCCGAGCCGATGGAAGCCCTGCTCTTCGATCTGGCCTGA
- a CDS encoding AHH domain-containing protein has protein sequence MTLEDAANKVRLKGHEGPHPEMYHRAVVRRLERSVARCQTTESCRASLMKELARIANELLTQGSELRSFIVKVEG, from the coding sequence ATGACGCTTGAAGACGCTGCCAACAAGGTGAGGCTCAAGGGACATGAGGGGCCTCACCCTGAAATGTATCACCGGGCGGTAGTTCGGCGCCTTGAACGTTCGGTTGCGCGCTGCCAAACGACGGAGAGCTGCCGGGCCAGTTTGATGAAGGAGCTTGCGAGGATAGCCAACGAGCTTCTGACGCAAGGCTCCGAGTTGCGGAGTTTCATTGTGAAGGTGGAGGGTTGA
- a CDS encoding TetR/AcrR family transcriptional regulator C-terminal domain-containing protein yields MSSRASTEVTMRLDPERVVRTALRLLNEEGLEGLTLRRIAQELEVQAPALYWHFKSKQDLIDEMATTMFRDLVKATGEPDAGQPWDEWMAQSGRSLRQMLLSYRDGARVFSGTYLTDNTLYEALEWALQKLTSAGFSLRDAVRGYNILSSYTVGFVIEEQAVYPRKGERNAQYDLNQRAKRIDAKKFPLALAAGKEAFTDFDDRFESGLRVIISGMDQSFSRKR; encoded by the coding sequence TTGTCAAGTCGGGCTTCGACCGAGGTGACGATGCGGCTGGATCCCGAGCGGGTGGTGCGCACGGCGCTGCGGCTGCTCAACGAAGAAGGGTTGGAGGGGTTGACCCTGCGGCGGATTGCCCAGGAGCTCGAGGTGCAGGCGCCCGCGCTGTATTGGCACTTCAAAAGCAAGCAGGATCTGATCGACGAGATGGCGACGACCATGTTCCGGGATCTGGTGAAGGCCACTGGCGAACCGGATGCAGGGCAGCCCTGGGACGAGTGGATGGCCCAGAGCGGGCGGAGCTTGCGCCAGATGCTGCTGAGCTACCGGGATGGGGCCAGGGTGTTCAGCGGGACGTACCTCACCGACAACACCCTGTACGAGGCCTTGGAGTGGGCGCTCCAGAAGCTCACCTCCGCGGGCTTCTCACTGCGTGATGCGGTCCGTGGCTACAACATCCTCTCCAGCTATACGGTGGGTTTCGTCATCGAAGAGCAGGCCGTGTACCCCCGGAAGGGGGAGCGCAATGCGCAGTACGATCTGAATCAGCGCGCCAAGCGGATCGACGCGAAGAAATTCCCCCTCGCGCTGGCCGCTGGCAAGGAAGCCTTCACGGACTTCGACGACCGATTCGAGAGCGGCCTCCGGGTGATCATCTCAGGGATGGACCAATCGTTTTCGCGCAAACGGTGA
- a CDS encoding imm11 family protein yields the protein MERHFYLVELGDVPRWLLETPTRDSGEAFDEPWMFADGRVLPDLGALKARIAHPGRKRTFDFSVIEAAPIASETVANVFKTLAPDDVQLLPVSIEGEPERYFVVNATKVIDCIDEANCREVQHYPEGSFPEYEGEYRWIYGLRIDPSKTEGAHVFRLKKFKTAFIVSEEVKAALEKVGNLGVSFERVTAPSGGQSEQRA from the coding sequence GTGGAACGCCATTTCTACTTGGTGGAGCTTGGAGATGTGCCACGGTGGCTCCTTGAGACGCCGACACGGGATTCTGGAGAGGCGTTTGACGAGCCTTGGATGTTCGCGGATGGTCGCGTCCTTCCTGACCTGGGAGCCCTCAAGGCACGCATCGCACATCCTGGTAGAAAGCGGACGTTTGATTTTTCTGTGATTGAAGCAGCCCCCATCGCCAGCGAAACCGTTGCGAATGTTTTCAAAACACTGGCTCCCGATGACGTTCAGCTTCTTCCGGTGTCGATAGAGGGAGAGCCCGAACGGTACTTCGTTGTTAATGCAACCAAGGTTATTGATTGCATCGATGAAGCGAACTGCCGAGAAGTGCAGCACTATCCCGAGGGCTCTTTTCCTGAATACGAGGGTGAGTACCGCTGGATCTACGGCCTGCGAATCGACCCCTCGAAGACTGAGGGTGCACATGTCTTTCGGCTGAAGAAGTTCAAGACTGCGTTCATCGTGTCGGAGGAGGTCAAGGCAGCTCTCGAGAAGGTCGGGAACTTGGGCGTGTCATTCGAGCGGGTGACGGCGCCCAGTGGGGGACAAAGTGAGCAGCGTGCCTGA
- a CDS encoding FAD-dependent oxidoreductase yields MTLSLKTQVLIAGAGPTGLTLACELARRGVHFRIIDKAPEPFAGSRGKGLQPRTLEIFEDLGVLDAVLAAGMPYPPLRAYAEGAVVWEGHMHEHREPSPEVPYPNPWMLPQARTERILRERLAESGVQVEFATELTALEQDAEGVTATLLHAGQPQQVRARYLVGADGGRSFVRKQLGVGFEGETRESDRMLIGDVQVDGLDRAYWHTWPKPGTRTLRLGLCPLPGTNLFQFMAPLGPDEVPELSLESLQKRFDSGSGRSDIRLHGLNWLSLYRVNIRLVDRYRTGNVFLAGDAAHVHSPAGGQGLNTGVQDAYNLGWKLGQVLAGAPEALLDSYEEERRPIAANVLGLSTKLHQRSAQGDPNAYQRGTETQQLGLHYRGSSLSRDERVSPPGLQAGDRAPDAPCHDSSGAPVRLFETFRGPHFTVLAFGASQASLVSRLNAHRERGVHACSVVQPGTPAHEHTLVDTQGHVHRAYGAHEGTLLLVRPDGYLGCITQQPSADSLQAYLRQVSADT; encoded by the coding sequence ATGACGCTGTCACTGAAGACGCAGGTGTTGATCGCCGGGGCGGGTCCCACGGGGCTCACGCTGGCGTGTGAGCTTGCCCGGCGAGGGGTGCACTTCCGGATCATCGACAAAGCCCCGGAGCCCTTCGCTGGTTCACGAGGCAAGGGCTTGCAGCCTCGCACGCTGGAGATCTTCGAGGATCTCGGCGTCCTCGATGCGGTGCTGGCGGCAGGGATGCCGTACCCGCCTCTTCGCGCATACGCGGAAGGCGCCGTGGTGTGGGAAGGGCACATGCACGAGCACCGCGAGCCCTCGCCCGAGGTCCCCTACCCCAACCCTTGGATGCTTCCCCAGGCGAGGACGGAAAGAATCCTGCGCGAGCGGCTCGCCGAATCCGGCGTCCAGGTGGAGTTCGCCACCGAGCTGACCGCGCTGGAGCAGGACGCCGAGGGGGTGACCGCGACCTTGCTTCACGCGGGCCAGCCCCAGCAGGTTCGAGCCCGCTATCTGGTGGGGGCCGACGGTGGGCGCAGCTTCGTGCGCAAGCAGCTCGGTGTGGGCTTCGAGGGCGAAACGCGCGAGAGCGACCGGATGCTGATCGGCGATGTGCAGGTGGACGGGCTGGACCGCGCGTACTGGCACACGTGGCCGAAACCCGGAACGCGCACGCTCAGGCTTGGGCTGTGCCCGCTGCCAGGTACGAATCTCTTCCAGTTCATGGCACCGCTCGGACCCGATGAGGTGCCCGAACTGTCGCTGGAGTCCCTTCAAAAGAGATTCGATTCCGGCTCGGGCCGCTCGGACATCCGGCTGCACGGGCTGAACTGGCTGTCTCTGTACCGGGTCAACATCCGCCTGGTGGACCGGTACCGGACCGGCAACGTCTTCCTGGCGGGTGACGCCGCGCACGTGCATTCCCCGGCGGGCGGCCAGGGGCTCAACACCGGCGTCCAAGACGCCTACAACCTCGGATGGAAGCTGGGCCAGGTGCTGGCCGGTGCCCCTGAGGCACTGCTGGACAGCTATGAGGAAGAGCGGCGGCCGATCGCGGCGAATGTGCTGGGCCTCAGCACGAAGCTGCACCAGCGCAGCGCGCAGGGAGACCCCAACGCATACCAGCGCGGCACCGAAACCCAGCAGTTGGGGCTTCACTACCGGGGCAGTTCCCTGTCCCGGGATGAGCGCGTCTCCCCTCCGGGGCTCCAGGCGGGAGACCGTGCCCCCGATGCGCCCTGCCACGACAGCTCCGGGGCTCCGGTGCGGTTGTTCGAGACCTTCCGGGGCCCTCACTTCACCGTGTTGGCCTTCGGTGCCTCTCAGGCCAGTCTGGTGAGCCGGCTCAACGCCCACCGTGAACGGGGCGTTCACGCCTGCTCCGTGGTCCAGCCCGGAACCCCTGCCCACGAGCACACGCTCGTGGACACACAAGGGCATGTGCACCGCGCTTATGGCGCTCACGAGGGCACGCTCCTGCTGGTCCGGCCAGACGGCTACCTGGGGTGCATCACCCAGCAGCCCTCCGCCGATTCCCTCCAGGCTTATCTCCGGCAGGTCTCGGCCGACACGTGA